Proteins co-encoded in one Vibrio fortis genomic window:
- a CDS encoding efflux transporter outer membrane subunit, whose product MSFISQKPWTLAPIALSLLLAGCALGPDYQAPQTTMAETFLYSEDNQQATQSHWWLQLNDPVLNQLVTQLQTDNTTLKVASERIKMANSYKTVVESFKVPTVNIGAGYYNYQLSENDSLLGPVFGASDAVESATGMSLLEAQHDGGFLGASIAWEADLFGRIDRQAEAAAIRVEQAEILQSGLNTLLTADLIHNYLQYRGAQERKTIALENIEDQKQTLNLVEKVVRSGYGSELDLAQAKAMLAATQSITPQLEIAEQVHKHRMAVLLGTSLSELEVQLEGDYTLPRLKGVIPTGLPSDLLTRRPDIKIAEREMAAVNEELGASIANRYPKFFLTGTPGVTAGSFDDLFSSDSFGWAASAGISWNVFDGGRGEALVEMNEARFKSAALNYQHAVDSAFVEVDSTLFAYGRSQQNQQRIDEATLAVDKAVSKAKSLYKAGLVDYLAVLDAERQQKMMQDRQVAAKLQTANTAIAVYKSLGGDWKVETEQPNSETQPATGAIELAANN is encoded by the coding sequence ATGTCTTTTATTTCACAAAAACCATGGACACTAGCACCAATCGCTCTCTCTCTGTTGTTAGCTGGTTGTGCATTAGGCCCTGACTATCAAGCACCACAAACGACAATGGCTGAAACGTTTCTCTATTCAGAAGATAACCAACAAGCCACGCAATCACACTGGTGGCTGCAGCTGAATGATCCAGTTCTAAACCAACTAGTGACTCAGCTACAGACTGACAACACCACGCTTAAAGTCGCTTCTGAGCGCATCAAAATGGCTAACTCATACAAGACCGTGGTGGAGTCATTCAAAGTGCCTACCGTTAACATCGGAGCGGGTTATTACAACTATCAACTCAGTGAAAACGACTCTCTGTTAGGCCCTGTTTTTGGTGCATCAGACGCCGTTGAATCTGCGACAGGGATGTCACTACTTGAAGCACAGCATGATGGCGGATTTCTTGGTGCTAGCATCGCATGGGAAGCGGACCTCTTCGGACGAATAGATCGCCAAGCTGAAGCGGCAGCTATTCGAGTAGAACAAGCTGAGATATTGCAATCAGGCTTAAATACACTGCTTACCGCCGACCTTATTCATAACTACTTGCAATACCGAGGTGCTCAAGAACGTAAAACAATCGCGTTAGAGAACATTGAGGATCAAAAACAAACCTTGAACCTAGTTGAGAAAGTCGTTCGTAGTGGTTACGGTTCTGAACTCGACTTAGCTCAAGCAAAAGCGATGCTCGCAGCGACCCAATCGATCACGCCTCAGCTAGAGATTGCAGAACAAGTACACAAACACAGAATGGCAGTGCTACTAGGCACTTCCCTATCTGAATTAGAGGTTCAACTTGAAGGCGACTACACCTTACCAAGACTTAAAGGCGTTATCCCTACTGGGCTTCCATCTGACTTGCTGACACGACGTCCGGATATAAAAATCGCCGAACGTGAAATGGCCGCAGTTAATGAAGAGCTGGGTGCGAGCATCGCGAACCGCTATCCAAAATTCTTCCTTACTGGTACGCCAGGCGTTACCGCTGGAAGTTTCGACGACCTATTTAGCAGTGACTCCTTTGGATGGGCTGCATCTGCAGGGATAAGCTGGAATGTGTTCGATGGTGGACGCGGTGAAGCGCTGGTAGAAATGAACGAAGCACGCTTTAAATCTGCCGCACTAAACTATCAACACGCCGTAGATAGTGCTTTTGTCGAAGTAGACTCAACACTGTTCGCTTACGGAAGAAGCCAGCAAAATCAGCAGCGTATTGACGAAGCAACCCTCGCTGTTGATAAAGCGGTAAGTAAGGCGAAGTCGTTATACAAAGCAGGCCTTGTTGACTACTTAGCGGTACTCGACGCGGAGCGCCAACAAAAAATGATGCAAGACCGACAAGTCGCCGCCAAACTACAAACGGCGAATACCGCGATTGCTGTCTACAAGTCACTTGGGGGCGATTGGAAAGTCGAAACTGAACAACCAAACTCTGAGACTCAACCAGCTACTGGTGCAATAGAACTCGCAGCGAACAATTAA
- a CDS encoding efflux RND transporter permease subunit, giving the protein MNLADFAIKQRTFVLFFTALSVIAGLYSYFDLGKLEDPSFTVKTAVVVTLYPGASAEEVEQQVTDTVETKLQEMATLNRLRSLSRPGMSMVFVDLKESLNSDALPQEWDLLRRKVSDMKLLLPSTAQISVVQDEFSEVYGMLFSIYSQDATPNELRQYAEELQRRIKTVDGIKKVELHGVQPRVVYIDIPDERLAQYGLSISQVWNQLNTQNTTFDAGRFATTNERIRIEQSTEFGSIDDIKNLMLKGGISELGTGLIRLGDIADITMGYQEPAMTENRYNGSPAVTLAMSPVSGVNVVSLGDDINRIVSDFQDSLPLGVEIATVANQPDEVQKSIDNFVNNLLESVAIVFIVLTVFMGIKSATIVGSSLLLTILLTLIYMNLASIDLHRVSLGTFILALGMLVDNAIVITDMMIVKINRGIDRTQAAVESFKETATPLLGATVIAIMGASPVIFSKTDAAEFAGSVFLIIASSLLLSWFVAMTFTALMCWMFIKPSKKQQQTKESLYRKSVNWTVDNPIKALSALLPLIAVTALAIPNIAINFIPQADRPILFLDYWLPNGAKIEQTSEDMKKIESWLLEQPEVVDLSTYVGAGAPRFSVTIEPEPFDPAYGQILINAKDYESLNQLIARGDKWLATTFPEADPRFRGLKLATADKFSVEARFSGPDVDVLHNLSNQAKAILEAHPDTKYVRDDWRQQSKVLQPIINQEKSRQAGINRADIAFALKRASEGMPIGRMNLNDELVTIQVRGVDRSLDSLETLPVNSLLGLHSVPLGQVIDGFEMTSEETMIWRRDRVKTITAQAGVGRYTTPAAVRNDVKAQIEAIELPAGYQLEWGGEYYDEHKAVSDILKQLPKAMLLMVIILVAMFNGFKQPVIILTTLPLAATGATFSLLLLDKPFGFMALIGAVTLTGMIIKNGIVLMDQIELERSNGRSLSDSIKEATVNRTMAISMGALTTALGMIPLLTDLLFDQMAATIIGGLAAATVLSLFVMPALYKIFYRTQETRTSIEENATLTESTQ; this is encoded by the coding sequence ATGAATTTAGCGGATTTCGCGATAAAGCAACGCACCTTTGTGCTTTTTTTCACTGCGCTTAGCGTGATTGCTGGGCTCTACTCATATTTCGACCTTGGGAAACTCGAAGACCCAAGTTTTACCGTTAAAACTGCGGTCGTTGTTACCCTGTATCCTGGCGCTTCTGCCGAAGAAGTCGAACAGCAAGTCACCGATACGGTTGAGACGAAACTACAGGAAATGGCCACACTCAATCGACTGCGTTCACTTTCTCGCCCAGGCATGTCGATGGTGTTTGTCGACCTTAAAGAGTCATTGAATTCAGACGCTCTACCGCAAGAGTGGGATCTACTGAGACGCAAAGTGTCTGACATGAAACTCTTGTTGCCTTCCACAGCGCAAATCAGTGTGGTTCAGGACGAGTTCTCTGAAGTCTATGGCATGTTGTTTTCCATTTACAGCCAAGATGCAACACCAAACGAGCTACGTCAGTACGCAGAAGAACTACAGCGTCGAATCAAAACCGTTGACGGTATTAAGAAGGTTGAACTTCATGGTGTACAACCGCGTGTTGTATACATCGATATCCCAGATGAGCGCTTAGCTCAATATGGTTTATCCATCTCCCAAGTGTGGAATCAACTTAATACACAAAATACGACCTTCGATGCAGGAAGATTTGCGACCACCAACGAGCGAATTCGTATCGAGCAGTCTACTGAATTTGGCTCTATTGATGACATCAAAAATCTGATGCTCAAAGGCGGAATCAGTGAATTAGGTACAGGGCTTATTCGACTGGGTGACATTGCAGACATTACGATGGGTTATCAAGAACCTGCGATGACGGAGAACCGCTACAATGGTTCACCTGCCGTCACGCTTGCGATGAGTCCGGTGTCTGGTGTTAACGTTGTTTCTCTGGGTGACGATATCAACAGAATCGTATCAGATTTCCAAGATTCATTGCCTCTTGGTGTGGAAATCGCGACGGTTGCCAACCAACCTGATGAAGTACAAAAATCGATCGACAACTTCGTTAACAACCTCCTTGAGAGTGTTGCGATTGTATTCATCGTACTCACTGTTTTCATGGGGATTAAGAGTGCGACAATTGTTGGTTCGAGTTTGCTTCTTACCATCTTACTCACCCTTATCTATATGAATTTGGCAAGTATCGATTTACATCGTGTATCACTGGGTACCTTCATTCTTGCGCTAGGTATGCTGGTTGATAATGCGATTGTGATTACCGATATGATGATCGTGAAAATCAACCGTGGCATTGATAGAACCCAAGCTGCCGTTGAATCCTTTAAAGAGACAGCCACACCACTGCTTGGTGCTACCGTGATTGCAATTATGGGTGCCAGCCCGGTGATATTCTCAAAAACAGACGCAGCCGAGTTTGCGGGTTCTGTATTCCTGATCATTGCCTCTTCATTGCTACTGTCTTGGTTCGTTGCCATGACCTTCACCGCGTTAATGTGTTGGATGTTCATTAAACCAAGTAAGAAACAACAACAAACCAAAGAGAGCTTGTATCGCAAGAGTGTCAATTGGACGGTAGATAACCCGATTAAAGCGCTAAGTGCACTACTGCCTTTGATTGCCGTGACTGCACTTGCAATTCCTAACATTGCGATCAATTTCATCCCACAAGCAGACCGCCCTATTCTGTTCTTAGATTACTGGCTGCCAAATGGTGCGAAGATTGAACAAACCTCAGAGGATATGAAAAAAATTGAGTCTTGGTTACTCGAACAACCTGAAGTCGTCGATCTCTCTACGTACGTTGGCGCAGGTGCACCTCGATTCTCGGTGACGATAGAACCTGAACCGTTCGACCCTGCTTACGGTCAGATTCTGATTAATGCCAAAGATTACGAGTCACTTAACCAACTCATTGCTCGCGGTGATAAGTGGCTTGCCACAACATTTCCAGAAGCAGACCCAAGGTTCCGTGGTTTGAAATTGGCAACCGCAGACAAATTCAGTGTCGAAGCGCGTTTTTCGGGGCCTGATGTCGATGTACTACATAACCTATCAAACCAAGCAAAAGCCATCTTAGAAGCTCATCCTGATACCAAGTATGTGCGTGATGATTGGCGACAACAAAGCAAGGTACTGCAACCTATCATCAATCAAGAGAAAAGCCGCCAAGCCGGCATCAACCGTGCAGACATTGCGTTCGCACTCAAGCGCGCTTCAGAGGGAATGCCAATTGGTCGCATGAACCTAAACGATGAACTCGTGACAATTCAAGTCCGAGGCGTAGATCGTTCTCTTGATTCATTGGAGACGCTACCTGTTAACTCCCTACTTGGGTTGCATAGTGTGCCGTTAGGTCAAGTCATTGATGGTTTTGAGATGACCAGTGAAGAGACCATGATTTGGCGTCGTGACCGTGTTAAAACCATTACAGCTCAGGCAGGCGTTGGTCGTTACACAACTCCAGCAGCCGTGAGAAATGACGTGAAAGCGCAAATTGAAGCCATCGAATTACCAGCAGGCTACCAGCTTGAATGGGGTGGAGAATACTATGATGAACACAAAGCAGTCAGTGACATCTTAAAACAGCTTCCAAAAGCGATGCTACTGATGGTGATCATCTTGGTTGCGATGTTTAACGGCTTCAAACAGCCGGTGATTATTCTCACCACCCTGCCTTTAGCGGCCACAGGTGCAACTTTCAGTTTGTTGCTTCTCGATAAGCCATTCGGCTTCATGGCACTGATTGGGGCGGTCACTCTTACGGGGATGATCATTAAAAACGGCATCGTACTCATGGACCAAATCGAACTAGAACGCAGCAATGGCCGTTCATTATCAGATTCCATTAAAGAAGCAACGGTAAATCGTACTATGGCGATATCAATGGGTGCTCTTACCACTGCACTTGGCATGATTCCACTACTCACTGACTTACTGTTTGACCAAATGGCGGCGACCATCATTGGCGGCCTTGCTGCAGCAACAGTACTTTCACTGTTTGTGATGCCAGCGCTGTACAAGATCTTTTATCGAACTCAAGAGACACGCACTTCGATAGAAGAGAATGCAACTCTCACCGAATCAACGCAATAA
- a CDS encoding PnuC protein — translation MDYFQYYGIDWVAMVLTFLAIWQIGNKNRIGFVLMMCGNTSWVAVGYLTESVAMIIANIIFFSMNMRAIIKWSASKTSALE, via the coding sequence ATGGACTACTTTCAATATTACGGGATCGATTGGGTTGCCATGGTGCTTACCTTTCTCGCAATTTGGCAGATAGGAAATAAAAATAGGATCGGATTTGTGTTGATGATGTGCGGCAACACAAGTTGGGTGGCGGTCGGTTACTTGACTGAAAGCGTTGCGATGATTATTGCTAACATTATCTTCTTTTCGATGAATATGAGAGCCATCATCAAATGGTCGGCGTCAAAAACATCTGCTTTAGAATGA
- a CDS encoding sugar O-acetyltransferase has translation MDIKAKMHSQEVYYCDDVDLVAEQTQCLEVLYDFNHTRPSEGDKRQQIMKQLFAEVGTDCYIEPPLHANWGRHTHLGNNVYANFNLTLVDDTDIFIGDNVMIAPNVTIAAGTHPISPELRLKAAQFNVPVRICNNVWLGAHTVVLPGVTIGENSVIGAGSIVTKDIPANVVAVGNPCRVLREINEDDRKYYYQGRRIPEELK, from the coding sequence GCCAAGAGGTCTATTACTGTGATGACGTCGATCTGGTTGCCGAACAAACACAATGTTTAGAAGTGCTTTACGATTTTAACCACACACGCCCGAGTGAAGGCGACAAACGACAACAGATTATGAAGCAGCTGTTCGCGGAAGTAGGGACGGATTGTTACATCGAACCGCCACTGCACGCGAACTGGGGGCGCCATACGCATCTCGGCAACAATGTATATGCGAATTTCAACCTAACGCTTGTGGATGACACCGACATATTTATAGGTGACAACGTGATGATTGCGCCTAATGTAACCATTGCAGCAGGCACACACCCTATTAGTCCTGAACTGAGGCTCAAAGCAGCACAGTTCAATGTTCCAGTTCGTATCTGCAATAACGTATGGCTTGGCGCACATACGGTTGTGCTACCGGGCGTGACGATTGGTGAGAATTCTGTAATTGGCGCTGGCAGTATCGTAACAAAAGATATTCCAGCTAATGTTGTTGCGGTCGGTAATCCTTGTCGAGTGTTACGAGAAATCAATGAAGATGATCGTAAGTACTACTATCAAGGGCGTCGTATTCCTGAAGAATTAAAGTAG
- a CDS encoding HAD family hydrolase: METTVKDYTVYLFDLDGTLVNSEPLKGQALAMACADYGSIVDHNIYKDVMGESWQVVTGHFFHHAQISPELTEFNRYFRAHYEELLRVSLELNSGAKEYVEALKKSGKTCGVVSSAATWMVENILASLQLETLFDLVITQEHVTKHKPDPEAYILALDKLNASPEQTVIFEDSNAGVIAGKGSGCDVIAIEHSFNGKNDLSGAIANIQSYDELYGQLMVLS; this comes from the coding sequence ATGGAGACAACAGTGAAAGATTACACAGTGTACCTTTTCGACTTGGACGGAACATTGGTTAATTCAGAACCATTGAAAGGTCAGGCGCTTGCAATGGCTTGCGCTGACTACGGCTCGATCGTGGACCACAATATTTACAAAGATGTGATGGGTGAAAGCTGGCAAGTTGTCACAGGTCACTTCTTTCACCATGCTCAAATTTCACCGGAACTCACGGAATTTAATCGCTATTTCCGAGCGCACTATGAAGAATTACTAAGAGTGAGCCTTGAATTGAATTCCGGAGCAAAAGAGTATGTGGAGGCGTTGAAGAAGTCAGGTAAAACCTGTGGCGTCGTGAGCTCAGCAGCTACTTGGATGGTGGAGAATATCTTGGCGTCTTTGCAGCTAGAGACTCTTTTTGATTTAGTGATTACCCAAGAACATGTTACCAAGCATAAACCTGATCCTGAAGCCTATATTCTTGCACTTGATAAGCTTAATGCCTCTCCAGAGCAAACCGTTATTTTTGAAGATTCAAATGCAGGTGTCATCGCAGGTAAAGGCAGTGGTTGCGACGTTATCGCTATTGAACACAGCTTTAATGGCAAGAACGATCTTAGTGGTGCTATCGCCAATATCCAATCATACGATGAGCTGTATGGACAGTTGATGGTTCTGAGTTAG